In Hypomesus transpacificus isolate Combined female unplaced genomic scaffold, fHypTra1 scaffold_170, whole genome shotgun sequence, the genomic stretch TATTATAAAGGTCATttaattattttattgttttctcAGGTGTCACTGACAGTGAGAGCATTTTGGCTGACAGGTAAAGAAAATATatcattgttttcttttgtttacTTTTACTGTAAGAATATGCAAATTTGCACAAGATTATGCAGTGGTAGTGATGTACTGGTTTggaaacccccccccaaaaaaataaactgTACCGATGCAGGTGCATACAAGGTGTCTACAAAACAAAGCTACAGTGCTGTAACAGGTGAAATAGCTTTGTAGTGAAATATACCTTTTGTGCATCGAAAGAGTTAAAGCTGAGGTGGTCTTTAGACTTTAATTTTTTACAAACCATAACCCACCACATAAATGTAGTCAATatatacaaatgtaaaaaaccTATTGGAAATGTTGACCATCACTGTGTTGTGCCTTTCCCCTCAGATCCGAAGAGGATGCAATTGCTGCATTTAATTATTCTGTCCTTATACTCTCGACATACTCAGAAAAATGTTTTGATGATCTTCAGAAAATCATCAAAGATTTGTATGCCTTGGCTGATGAGTTTGAAAACCAACACAAGAACTCCACCATAGGCAGTTTGAGTGGGGGTGTTATGGGTGCAGCAGGTGGGATAACCTCCATAGTGGGTTTAGTTCTGGCTCCTTTCACTCTTGGTGCCTCTCTGATCGTCACTGGAGTGGGAATAGGGGTAGCTGTGGCTGGTGGGGCTGTTGGTGCCACTTCAAACATAACTGGCATGGTCGAACAATCCAACTTTCGCAAGATTGTGGAAGAGAAATGTCAGGAGTTTAACACCAAAATAGACCCCATGATTATGGCTCTTACAGAAATTGAAAGTTGCAGTACATCTTTCCAGCAGTTTCTTAATGATGAGTCAACTTCATCCACAACCGGTATGGTGGTTTCCAGGGCTTTCAAATTGGGTGGTGTAGTACCAGAGGTGGTGCGTCTGGCTCAGGTAGCGAGCATAGGCAGAGTAGCTGCCCAGGCAGCTAAAGCGGTGCGTGTGGCATCAGCACTCACAGGGGTCCTGTCTGGGCTCTTCCTCATCATGGATGTAGCCTTCATAGTAAAAGATTCCAGAGAGATCCATGAAATCAATACTATGagagaaaacagtaacaccaaTGCCAATCCAGGAAACTCAGGGACAAGAACAAGCAGTGCTGATCTACTGGAAGAAGTAGAAGAAGAGAAAGTTCCCAGGTCAAACACATTAAAACTAATAAAAGAAATCAGAGAGATTGCCGGACATTATCAGACAGCCCTTGATGAGGTGAGAATAGCAAAAACTATGTTAGAAAGTGAGCAGACAAAATGTTCCTATTAGGAAACGTCATCGCGTTCTTCAATATTGTCTCCAACATATCCCACTGGATCCTCAGATTTTCTCAAAGGGGTGAAGGAACCTAGTCCTGTAAAAAACATCTGTGTTGCgacattttcaaaatattttctaAAGTAGCATAAATTCTGTGCCTGATTGGTAAATGATATGACTTGCATTATCACAACTGTAATGAACTTTACATTTTACTGTTATGATAATTGTTACTCATTTTTGTAGTAATTTAGCCAACGCTTGAACCTCTAAGATTATATTCCTGCTGTCCtttttggtggtggtggttcaACACTTGTGGAAATGAAACCACGGCACCTATTTACTGATACATAAGCTAGCGTTAAGGCTCAAACAGAGTTCTCTTTAATGTTTGTAAATATTAAGGAGATGTTTTCTGCTAAGCTCTAAGTGTATTTTCCATATATGTCATTTCTATATGCATTGAACATATATTACATATTGTATTTTAAAACATGAGCATACTTTGAATTATGTGTTTCATCTTAACCTGTGATGTTCTGTGAAACAAATATTATGATTGTACTTGATACTTTTCTTTGTGTAatagtttgtgtttgtatttgaccTTCTATCCATATGCAGAACATATATATACATCTATAAATTATTCTATTATACAATACAAGAAGTGCCAGACTGATTCTGAATCTTGTATTAGAAGTGCCAGACTGAATCCGAATCCTGTACTGGAAGTGCCAGACTGAATCTGAATCCTGTACTGGACGTGCCAGACTGAATCTGAATCCTGTACTGGAAGTGCCAGACTGAATCCGAATCCTGTACTGGAAGTGCCAGACTGAATCCGAATCCTGTACTGGAAGTGCCAGACTGAATCTCTGCTTCCCCACAGTGGCCTGCAGCTGCACCAGCATCACACTCAGGTCCCTCAGCTCAGCATGGCAGCTGGATCACAGGACATCATCCATCAAACTGTCACAGATCACACTGAGCCTCTGATGAATTGtgtttcctttcttccttctttATAGTCATTTGTTTTTGACTGAAAACTTACTCAGCCACttttgtaagagagagagaggcctaggAAATGTTTGCTTTTGCAACGTTTTGAGTCCTCAGTAAAAAAAACTATTGTAACCACTAAAATGCATTACACTTAGGCTGCACACAACCTATTTCAATGCAAGATCTCTTTGAAATTGCCATCATGCATTAATGTAATGTTATAAAAGTGATAACAAATTTAAAGGTGTCAACGGTAACTAGCCGATGTTTGAAGTTGTCTTTATGCTGGTTGAGATTTTACCATCAGTAAATAACCcaataatgtattatttattatttcccCTTCAATTTTATTGCAAACATTTTATACAAGTGTCATTATATCATAAAATGTCCATGTATGTAAGTTACAAAGAACATTGTATAGGATGTGGGATTATTATTGTTATAGGCCATGGTATCTTTGCATCAATTTGGTTGCACGAATTGTTGAACAGcaggcaaacattttcacaaaTTACAGTTTTCTCTCAAATTGTAGGCATCTCATTCTGGTATTATCTAATCACATGTTTTCCTTCAtgggaaagagaagaaaaccaCTGAATGAGGAGTAGTGGTTGACATTATCACTAATGTGAAGTCCTTTCCAAAGCATTACATTAACCTGCTCTCCCACTTCTAACATGAGGGTGGCGCTGTTGGACGAGGACTTGGCACTTCCTTCTCCATTGTCGTACCAAGACACAATTTTCTGTCCATTTTTGGTCAAACTGCCTCCTGTGACATCCCAGTCAAAAGCAGTAAAGGTAAAATGGTAGATTCCTCTGACTAGGGCAGTAAACATTCCTTCAGATAAAGGGAATGAAACATATTTATACATAAATGTATCACCTTATTAACCATAAAGTGTTATAATGACCACCATATTAACAACTGGATACTGTATAATTACAAGGTGACTTACCTGAGGATGGATTGTAGGAATTCCCAATGTTTATGAGAACACGCCGGAAGACAAGGGGATAATCTTTATTAAACGGTCCAATTTTAACATCAGAACCCCCTCCCAGTGTTGCAGAAAATGCCACGTGAGGTCTCTCTATGgaaatgtaaaagaaaatagGAACATTAGATATCATATTGTAGCAGATAAAGTAAAAGGTCCACTGGATGTAAAGCTCATTTTCAATATATGTCCCCAAAAGGTTTTTTAATCGTTTACCTTGATTTATTCTCTTTAGTTCATTCACCGCAGTGTTCAGTGTTGACACTTGGCTCTTGCTGGCTTCCATCTTCACTTTCATGTCTTCCAGGGCTCTGACAGccgtctccagcctctcccccatgGCTCCCAGCTCTCTCAGCACCGTGTGGAGGGTCAGTTCACAGCTCAGCTGGTTTGTTATTGTGGtcatcctctcatctccccgGCTGGGAGTCTCCACCTCACCAGCCTGGTCTGGGTGAGCCTGCTCTGGTGTGATGTCGTTCTCACTGacttctcctcctccgtcctcggacagagaggcagacacacagaagcAGCAGTAGCAGAAGGTGACTCAGGTTACTGTCTCTCTTCATTTTGCAGTTGAACGCTGTACCTGACAGTTTCACAGTCCTCTGCTAACTCTGTTCTAACTCAGACTGTAGACCCATTTTATACACGTTGTAGTACCTGTTATCTTGCCTAAATGAGAGGGTGTACTTATAATAAATAGCAAGGGTCATAACTGATACTGAGGAAGGTGCCCTGTGTTTTATCAATGATATTGGCAATTAAACTCAGACACTAACAgacagtttcccagacatggattaagacTACACCTAAATTAAGAACACAATTCATGATCTCCAGTGACAAATGCTTTTAGTCTGCTGGGGAAACTGAGCCTTTATGTGGTATTACATTTCAgttgaaaaataaaaattatgTAATGGAGATTGAGCTTTGTGAATGTGCAATGTTGCGGTAACTCACTGTCAAATGTAACTTTGAATTTAAAGAGATTCTGTTGAATGCATTGTTACGTGGTGATTTTAAACATCCACAGCCTGATTATACCACTGCAGAGGTCAAACAAAGGtcatcacaacaacaaaaacaaaggtCATCATAAAGTTGATTTGAACCTTTTCACACAACGATATGTTCTATACTGGATAACGGCACTGTTGTAAACGCTGCACGTGTCTGATAACGTCGGACCAAATTATTGTGATCTTCGGTTTGTTTTTTAGTTTATGTATTTCAGCGTGCAGACAGATGATTGACGAAGTGAAGGTTAAATTCAAAGAATATCTACCACATTTCTTTTATAACTCTGATGAGAAACATGTAGGCCTTTAGACTTTGGGCTTATAGAGTCCAGTTGCTGGCAATCTACCAATAGACTAACAGGGTTTTCCAGCAGCACACAGCTTTAGCACCTGTTATAGCGCTGAAACTACACTGGTCTACTGTTATTCAAACCACATGACCTCACTTATTGCTGACTCACATTGAGACTTTTGAATCGCATGCAGTTTAATGTCATACAGGCCGGAGTTCTGACTGAAACAAAACCCCTGTGACCCAGCACCTAAGATTAGCTGCTTGTTGATGTCGGATGACCCCTCTGAGATGCTGTGGCGTACtaagacaagcagacagacagacagacagactgaccaaCCAAGAGTAGAAGCATCtttgacagacagaaagacagataagCCCTGGGGGATGAAATGTAAATAAGAGACCCTCTATGAGTGAAAGGGATTTTTTTCCAGAGGGTTTAGTCGGGAAAGGAGCTCTAAGGGACGGAGTGATGCATTGTCGGAGCAGTAACCATGGAGATGACATAAGCATGAGAAAAGTGTATGGTAGACAAACGTACGCTAAAGAGCTCTTCCAGACCTTGGAGGGTTTCAGGGACTCCTCTCTGCTCACTGACCTGACTCTGAGCACTGAGGATGGGCTGAGCTTCCAGGTCCACTCCCCTGTCCTGGCTGCTGTCAGCTCCCTGGTCCACCACAGTCTGCAGGACGGGGATGCAGagtgggagaagaggggaggatctGTTGAtggtgacacacagagagaggtgtcGATGGTTCTGGGTCCTGGGATGGACCGTGTAGGGCTGGCGGGGGTGCTGGAGTTTGCCTACACTGGGGTCATAGCAGCCTTGAACACAGGAAATCTGGTCCAGATCCAGACTGCAGCTCAAGTACTGGGAGTTCCCAGAGTTCTGGAGCTctgtagagaggaagaggagaagatgaagataggaggacagaagaagacagaggagaggaaaatcTCAGCTGCAGAACAGATGGAGATCAGTCTTCAGTCCATCAGACAGCTGTGGACACAGAGAGTAGGCTGTGATGTCGTACTGGGGGTGGATGGAACTTCTTTTTATGGTAGGTACAATTTCTTCTTCATCTACATGTAGTGGTGAAAACTGTATATGGAGTATTATGCAAATTGAGCACATTTAGCTGAGACGAACcagaaataaatcattgtgcATTTCCTTCTGCTAGCTCACAGAGTTGTCCTGGCTGCCAGTAGTGCTTATTTCAGAGCAATGTTCACCAGTGGGATGAAAGAATCCCAGCAGTACTGTGTGACTCTCCCCTTCCTGTTGGCATCGGAGCTGGAGATCCTGATTGGTTGCTCGCACAGCGGGTCACTTTCTCTCAATTGGGACTGTGTCTTTGAGGTCGGCTGCACCGCCCTCCGGCTACAGTTCCAGGCCGCCTTCTCACTGTGCATCGACTTCCTGCAACAGGAAATAGGCATCAACTCCTGCCTGGATGTGGCGTCCTTCGCTGAGGAGTTTGGGATGGCAGATCTTCTCAAAACAGCCGACAACTTTGTCCTCCGGAACTTCAATAAGGTCTCAGTCACAGAGAAGTTCAAAGACTTGCCCTTTAAAAAGCTTCGTAAGTTCCTGAGAAGCCTTTACCTCTGTGTGTCTTCTGAACTTGTCGTATTTAAGGCAGTGGTGTCCTGGATCGAGGTCAATCCCATGACCAGTCATAGACTGATTAGAGAGCTGCTGAAAACTGTTCTGTTCCCTTTAATGACCTTCACAGACTTTAAAGAGATCAAAGCCATGAAAATATGGACTGATTGCAACTCTGTTTATCTCTTGAAGACCTTTCTGAAAAAATTCTGGTCTTATCGCTTTGCCTCAGACAACCATTACAGGATCTACCTACCCACAGAGACATTGGTCTTGGTAGGTGGAAACCAGTTCTGTGAGGATACACAGGTACATATTCCTAGCCAAGaattgtggtttggtaattccCTGAGGAACCATATTGGCATTGTGAAGAGTGTGGAGTGGAGGAAGCTGGGAGAGATACCAGAGACACCCAGGGTTAGTCATGAGGTGGTGGTTCTGGAGGGGAAGTTGTTCGTGGTCGGAGGCAGGAAGTTCTGGAATAGATCGGACGCCCTGAGCTCAGCCTGGCGGTGAGCTGAACCATCAAAGGTTTCATCTTTGAAGTTCAAACTTTCATTGAATTTATTGTTCTCATTATTGTTTCTTCAATTCTGACTCTCATCAGGTACGACCCAGCTACAAATGAATGGCAGAAGCTGGCCGACATGCAGGAGCCAAGGTTCTCCTTCTCTGTGGTTGCTGTGGATGGTTTGATATATGCCATAGGAGGAGACTTCGAATACCAGGCTAACTTTGACAGGGTGGATCGCTACTGCCCAAAGACAGACTCCTGGAGGTGAGATGGAAGGGGAACGTTTTGACACATTGGTTTGATGAAATGGTTCTTGATGGAATTAAAAAGCCTTGTTTGTATAGGGGTTTTAGGGCAATCTGACAGGGAAAGCCAACTAAATATTAAATAGTCACAATTACAAATATTGTGACCTAAAGTATTTTAAGTTTGCATTAAAAAACATAACCTACCTTCCTTTCAGCTCCTGCAAACCTCTGGACTCTGCCTTGAGCGGCCACTCTGCCTCAGTGCTGGACGGCCAGATCTTCATCTCAGGAGGCTTCAACTGCAACTATGAGTGTCAAGTGTCCATGTTCCTCTACCACCCAGAGAGAGGAACCACCTACCTGACTGACATGATCCAACCCCGGGCCTTACACTGCATGGAGACCCTCAATAACCGCCTGTACGTGACAGGTGGTATCTCCGCTGATGCCCAGAGGGGCTACTTTGACCAGCTGTCCTGTGAGGTGTACGACCCTGGGAGGGACTCCTGGAGCTCCATCTCCCCCCTGACCGTCCCTCACGTTGGCCCAGCCTCGGCAGTCCTGGAGGGGAAGCTGTACGTGCTGGGAGGGTACTGCCAGGAGGACAACAGGGAGTCCAAGCTGGTGCACCGCTACGATCCCAGCAGCCAGTGCTGGGAGAACATGGGCAGTATGCCTGGACCCAGCATCGCTTTACAAGCATGTGTGCTTTCCCTGCCGGCACATCTGAGACAATTACCTCATTAAATTAACCAGTGTAGTTTCATGCACCATTGGCATTAGAGGGATTTTTTGGGCACTTTAGTTTAACAGAAAAATACTAATGATCATGATTGTATTTCagaaacttcagaaaaagaaatcTATGTCAGCTCCAGTTAGCATGTAGCTATGAAAAGTATTGGGGACGGGCTCAATGTATTCAAAGCTCGGCATTTACCTGAAATAACGTGGTTTGTAAGACTgattttgttgtttatttttttctagTATTCTACAAGCGGTGTTTTATAAATACTGTTGTTTGTCTTTCGTTTTTTAATATTTCAGATACTAAAGTATAAAAGTGGCAGTGGCATTTACATCATTATAGATTATATACATGCACTTGTCGAGATGTAACCACTTTAAACAAACTACTTTAAATGTTGTGTTTCTGCAAATTTTctgtgaaataaatacaaagatTGTACTTCAAATTATTCTTTTGTGcaggttttttttggggggggggttgttgagaGAACTTCTATCTATACAGGAAAGATCTATATATATGATTCTATTCTACAATAGTATGAAGTAGTACTTGACTGAATCTAAACCTTGTACTGGAAGTTCCAGACTGAATCTGAATCTTGTACCAGAAGTGCCAGACTGAATCTGAATCTCGTACTGGAAGTGCCAGACTGAATCTCTGCTTCCCCACAGTGGCCTGCAGCTGCACCAGCATCACACTCAGGTCCCTCAGCTCAACAAGGAAGCTGGATAAGCAGGACATCATCCATCAAACTGTCACACGTGTTACACTGAGCATCTGATAAacagtttttttcccctccttatagacatttgttttttactcAAAATTTACCACTTAACTAAATGTTTGCTGTTGCAAAGTTTTGATTATTTTTTTTGGACAATTTCTAACCGTTAAAATAGATTGCACTTAGGCGGCATGCAACCTATGTCAATGCAAGATCTTTTTGAAATTGCCATCAATCATTAATGACATGCATCTGATGAACTGTTTTTCCCTTTCTTCATTCTTTCAATTCAAATCTAAAATATTTTTATAGACCTTTTTACgcgcaagcatgtcacaaagggcttcacatactCCCATAGAACTgctctcaaccaacctaaaccctcaggcagggccgtacgcaggccccaaaaaatactgaggtcatgagtcagaacttctaggcgggttcgggggcatgctcccccggattttttttaaattacattatttaaatatggccattttctcttattgagtcttaaggagcaaaaacatcatcattatgacatttcaatatggggcggtgtggagcttttgaaattttgaggtaaacatggggcattctgaggctttttgaaggacctttatgggactcatgaagtaagggcaagttaccacaattttttttaaattattattatatggcaacgacggtacgagcgttttgattggataacgggtagtcaccccagcgtgttgccctcctcgccggtcaatacggatccgtattgccctctgacgtcagcttcaaaatgagcgatatcgacgagtcagctgctgagttttactatccagatgatgctgaaaagctttgtcatcgaaagtgaggatgaagaccagactctttgaatcacttgtgtcgttattttgtgatgaaattaaagccattttagcagaaccatgttgtccgctttctatcaaaagtaatgagttgcttggcaacacatgaaacacaccgtgagaagacttaagagctagctacaattaccctaaaggtaccatttattttcgtttacaaaatgaaaagaatctaaaattgccatataataaactactaactaacctcgaccgttcggtcatgccgggaaatatcaaactgaggctggaacgtatcgaccgagcgatagcgagtcagtttgatatttcccaattgccactgaatttcattttcaatcaatcacatcaatgacatatcatatcaatcgcaaaatgaatgttgattcaaccggtggaaattgattgaccaCCGGTacagtactgacggagttaaccaaactttgatttgatgttcccttatctgagtagtacgctgctgcaatacaatatttccacatgaaaatgaatctttcttctcacagtcatctgccacttaaacttctcttaacctacatgtttagtttgctgcgctcctcttccagtgactgtaactaacataggctattcactaacagtagcggtatgtctatggcggtaacatcagcgtccgacttgtgtttggtggttaccataacgacagtacgttttgttgatgacgcgcagcacatatgtccaaactcttgagctactcggctcttcaagtataaaatcacgttacggtttgtgggagaccaagatcatcgtcctgcagtcagtttcacgtgtactttattttgagtttatataccacgatttaagcaaaaaaaaaacagaaatacgaaaaaaaataccgaggacacgacctcggtgtcctcaatggtagttacggccctgcccTCAGGGAAGACAAGAAAAAACTCCCTGAAAAACTCacagaggagaaaaaattgaagaaaccttgggaggagcaattcagtgagggatcccctcctccatcctccagagacagttggtaaaagagaggagcaggacaCAGGATTCTTTCCAGTCATTTGTTTGTTGGAAAGACATGCGGGTGACAATAGTGTGTGAATGATTGAGGCGTACCACATGAAACCTTTACATGTTTAGTTGTTAATGTCAAATAGGTCAAGTAGAAACCAGAAGCTAGTGAAGAATCCATGCAGTAGCCACTTCAGTCGCTGCATGCAGTTTACTGTCATACAGGCCGGAGTTCTGACTGAAACAGAACCCCTGTGACCCAGTACCTAAGAATAGCTGCTTGTTGATGTCGATGTTGATTTGATGCCCCCTCTGAGATACTGTGGGGCActaagacaggcagacagacaaacagacagacagacagacagacagacagacacacagacaagcagacagacaggcagacaggcaggcacagacagatagactgaCAAACCTAGAGTAGAAGCATCAGAGAAAGACATGAAAGCCCTGGAGGATGACATGTAAATAAGAGACCCTCTACGAGTGAAAGAGATTTTTTTCCAGGCAAAGAGCTCACATTGACGGAGCAGTAACCATGGAGATGACACGAGGACATCTGCCCGAGGAATGGGAGGAAcgctggaggggagagaaggagcaaAGAAGAAGAGTGAttaaggagagaagagagagggtagCGGATGACGACCCAGAGCTGAGGAGGATTGTCGCCTACAACGACACCAGGATGGGTTTGAGACGGAGGGACTGcgaggaaggaagaaagatgaagaagaagaagaacatcCGCACGTCAAGCCgggagggaaaagaggaggaggaggagcagtggAATGAGAAGGGAGAAAGttcagaagaggaggagaacatctcAACTTACAGCCGAGACACATACGCAACAGAGCTGTTCCAGACCTTGGAGGAGTTCAGGGACTCCTCTCTGCTCACTGACCTGACTCTGAGCACTGAGGATGGGCTGAGCTTCCAGGTCCACTCCCCTGTCCTGGCTGCTGTCAGCTCCCTGGTCCACCACAGTCTGCAGGACGGGGATGCAGagtgggagaagaggggaggatctgttaacatgaacagacagagacaggtgtCGATGGTTCTGAGTCCTGGGGTCGACTGTGTAGGGCTGGCGGGGGTGCTGGAGTTTGCCTACACTGGGGTCATAGCAGCTTTGAACGCAGGCACTGTGATCCAGATACAGACGGCAGCTCAAGTACTGGGAGTTCCCAGAGTTCAGGAACTctgtagagaggaagaggagaagatgaagataggaggacagaagaagacagaggagaggaagatctcAGCTGCAGAACAGATGGAGATCAGTCTTCAGGCCATCAGACAGCTGTGGACACAGAGAGTAGGCTGTGATGTAGTTCTGGAGGTGGATGGAATTCCATTTAATGGTAGGTAGAATTTCTAGAGTTTCACTAAAGTGTACTGTGAAACAAGAATACTTATGGAGTCTTAACATGCAATGAAGATTAATCTAAAACAAATAAAATTGTATTTCCTCCTGCTAGCTCACAGAGTTATCCTGGCTACCAGTAGTGACTATTTCAGAGCAATGTTCACCAGTGGGATGAAGGAATCCCAGCAGTACTGTGTGACTCTCCCCTTCCTGGTGGCATCCGAGCTGGAGATCCTGATTGGTTACTCCTACAATGggtccctccctctcagctggGGGCGTGTCTTTGAGATCAGCTGCACCGCCCTCCAGTTACAATTCCAGGCCGCCCTTTTGTTGTGTCTCAACTTCATGCAACAGGAAATGGATGCCCGATCCTGCCTGGACGTGGCATCTTTCGCTGAGGCCTACGGGATGAGTGAGCTCCTCGAGGTGGCTGATGACTTTGTCCTGAGGAACTTCCTGGACGTGGCGTCCACCGCCAAGTTCCTGGATCTGCCTGCGGAGAAGCTCCTAGACTTCCTGCGGAGAGACGGACTCTGTGCTCCTTCGGAGCTGTGGGTCTTCCGGGCGGTGGTGTCGTGGGTGCAGGCCGATCAGGAGGCCAGGCTACCCCAGGCAAGGGAGCTGATGACCGGGGTGCGATTCCCCCTCATGACCTTCCGGGAGTTCAGGGAGGTGCGGGCAGTCAACCTGCGGATGGAGTGCAGCagcggaggaggtggaggtgaaggaggaggtggggaggaggaggtggaactctATGGGTCAGCCCTGAGGGAGTTCAGTATCAGTCTGCCTGGGAGCCAGAACCAGTATCGGGTCCGGAAGCCCAGAGATTCCCTGGTTCTGGTGGGCGGGGACCAGCTAAACCTGGACACGGGTAGACGTGTTCCCAGTAAAGAGATGTGGTTCGCCAACTCACTACGCAGCGGCACAGGGCTGGTGAAGGAGGTGGAGTGGAGGGTTCTGGGAGAGATACCTGAGAAGGCGAGGTTAAGACATGGGGTGGCGGTGCTGGGGGGGCAGCTGTATGTGGTCGGGGGGTGTGAATTCTACGCTAAAGACGACACACTGAAGTCAGCTTATAGGTAAAGGGGGATCATCAAAATAAACGattctatactgtacattgtacAGTCAATGATGACATACAAAAGAAAACTAAAAGGTTTTTattaaaactaaactaaaactgTCTTTTATTGACCTTGTTCTTTCATAAACACACTCATATAGGTATGACCCACAGCAGGGCAGTTGGCAGAGGCTTGCCGACATGCAGAATCATAGGAGTAACTTCTCATTGGTGGTTAGAGGAGAGAGTCTCTATGCCattggaggagacagagatatCAGCACCAACATGGACACGGTGGAAGTCTACAGCCCTGAGTCAGACGCCTGgaggtttgtctgtgtgtgtctgtgtgtgtgtctgtgtatgtgtctgtgtgtgtgtgtctgggttgaggagtgtgtgtggtgtcaggtgtgtgtgtgtgtgtggtgggtggaggtgtgtgaggtctgaaggtgtggggtgtggtgaggaggtgtgtggtggTTGGGAAGGGAGAtttggaggggagggtgtgaaTAATAATCTGACATTTCCAACATTttcaatgttgtgtgtgtgtgttcctgtataCAGTATAAAGTAGTAGTTTACTGGGAATTATACAGATGGTACTTCAGTGACATCTAGAGGTTTGTGTAGGTATACAACATTATCCCTCCTTGTTCCTTATTGTCTGTTATTAAAtcccatctcttctcctccactaaCTCCTAACTTCCTtcttctccagcttctccagACAGTTGCACCAGGCTCTGAGTGGCTT encodes the following:
- the si:ch211-63p21.8 gene encoding kelch-like protein 33, producing the protein MEMTRGHLPEEWEERWRGEKEQRRRVIKERRERVADDDPELRRIVAYNDTRMGLRRRDCEEGRKMKKKKNIRTSSREGKEEEEEQWNEKGESSEEEENISTYSRDTYATELFQTLEEFRDSSLLTDLTLSTEDGLSFQVHSPVLAAVSSLVHHSLQDGDAEWEKRGGSVNMNRQRQVSMVLSPGVDCVGLAGVLEFAYTGVIAALNAGTVIQIQTAAQVLGVPRVQELCREEEEKMKIGGQKKTEERKISAAEQMEISLQAIRQLWTQRVGCDVVLEVDGIPFNAHRVILATSSDYFRAMFTSGMKESQQYCVTLPFLVASELEILIGYSYNGSLPLSWGRVFEISCTALQLQFQAALLLCLNFMQQEMDARSCLDVASFAEAYGMSELLEVADDFVLRNFLDVASTAKFLDLPAEKLLDFLRRDGLCAPSELWVFRAVVSWVQADQEARLPQARELMTGVRFPLMTFREFREVRAVNLRMECSSGGGGGEGGGGEEEVELYGSALREFSISLPGSQNQYRVRKPRDSLVLVGGDQLNLDTGRRVPSKEMWFANSLRSGTGLVKEVEWRVLGEIPEKARLRHGVAVLGGQLYVVGGCEFYAKDDTLKSAYRYDPQQGSWQRLADMQNHRSNFSLVVRGESLYAIGGDRDISTNMDTVEVYSPESDAWSFSRQLHQALSGFSASVLDGEIFISGGFDCHYQCLLSMFLYHPERGTTCLADMILDRALHCMEVLGRHLYVVGGVCNSQKFYASQLSCEVYDPARDFWSSISPLTVPHVGPASAVLEGKLYVLGGYCQEDYRESKLVHRYDPSSQRWENMGSMPGPNTDIRACVLHLPQHLRL